In Rariglobus hedericola, the following proteins share a genomic window:
- a CDS encoding Spy/CpxP family protein refolding chaperone, translating into MKSTRKYILAVCALAIGFAAPTIRAEDGPPPKKEHGERGDKMKEALGLTDAQDEQIKKIHAEEREQLKALKDKEGDQKEKRAEMRKIREATKTKVDAVLTPAQREKAEKMRKEMKERMDEKKGEKGPKGAPDA; encoded by the coding sequence ATGAAAAGCACCCGCAAATATATCCTCGCCGTCTGCGCCCTCGCAATCGGCTTCGCCGCTCCCACCATTCGCGCTGAAGACGGTCCTCCTCCGAAGAAGGAACACGGCGAGCGTGGCGACAAGATGAAGGAAGCCCTCGGCCTCACTGACGCCCAGGACGAGCAGATCAAAAAGATCCACGCCGAAGAGCGCGAGCAGCTGAAGGCGCTCAAGGATAAGGAAGGCGACCAGAAGGAAAAGCGCGCCGAGATGCGCAAAATCCGCGAGGCCACCAAGACCAAGGTCGATGCCGTCCTCACCCCCGCCCAGCGCGAGAAGGCCGAGAAAATGCGCAAGGAAATGAAAGAGCGCATGGACGAGAAGAAGGGCGAAAAAGGCCCCAAGGGTGCGCCGGACGCCTGA
- a CDS encoding metallopeptidase family protein — protein MTLDRLTALASAVIEATQKKLPAELRDLAGAVPVHYEALPDAELIAEGFEDDILGLFTGSAYGDELREDQPMPAQIILFLENLWDFAEGDETIFRDEVRITYLHELGHYFGWDEDELAARELD, from the coding sequence ATGACACTTGACCGGCTCACCGCCCTCGCTTCAGCCGTGATCGAGGCCACGCAAAAAAAGCTCCCCGCCGAACTGCGCGACCTCGCCGGAGCGGTGCCTGTCCACTACGAAGCGCTGCCCGATGCCGAGCTGATCGCGGAGGGATTTGAGGACGATATTCTCGGGCTTTTCACCGGCTCCGCCTACGGAGACGAATTGCGCGAAGACCAGCCCATGCCCGCGCAAATCATTCTCTTCCTCGAAAACCTCTGGGACTTTGCCGAGGGCGACGAAACGATCTTCCGCGACGAGGTGCGCATCACCTATCTGCACGAGCTCGGACACTATTTTGGCTGGGACGAGGATGAGCTGGCCGCCCGCGAATTGGACTGA
- a CDS encoding lipid-binding SYLF domain-containing protein — MKKILSLFIVLATVVSLHADSKRDRERFITRLETCEAILREFQADPALAIPADVLQSAKAIVITTQIRGGLILGMQEGYGTILVKKSNGSWSIPVVIRAGEASLGLQLGGSRIENVYVIMNAETPRQLFEGRFNIGVDAAAVAGPRVADSEKTNRQLLSVPVLVYSNQKGLFAGATVKTGYITRSDSVNRAYYGVDYDLPELLYGNFVTPVPTEVHPLIDYVTQLSP; from the coding sequence ATGAAAAAAATCCTTTCCCTGTTCATCGTGCTCGCGACCGTCGTGTCGCTCCATGCGGATTCCAAAAGGGACCGTGAGCGCTTCATCACCCGCCTCGAAACCTGCGAGGCGATCCTTCGCGAATTTCAGGCGGATCCCGCCCTCGCCATTCCCGCCGATGTGCTGCAAAGCGCCAAGGCCATCGTTATCACGACCCAGATTCGCGGCGGCCTCATCCTCGGCATGCAGGAAGGCTACGGCACCATCCTCGTCAAAAAATCCAATGGCAGCTGGAGCATCCCCGTGGTGATTCGCGCCGGTGAAGCCAGCCTCGGCCTGCAGCTCGGCGGTTCGCGTATAGAAAACGTCTACGTCATCATGAACGCGGAAACGCCGCGCCAGTTGTTCGAAGGTCGTTTCAACATCGGTGTGGATGCCGCCGCCGTCGCCGGCCCCCGCGTCGCCGACTCGGAAAAAACCAACCGCCAGTTGCTCAGCGTTCCCGTTCTCGTTTACAGCAACCAGAAAGGCCTTTTCGCCGGCGCCACCGTGAAGACCGGCTACATCACCCGCAGCGATTCGGTAAACCGCGCCTACTATGGCGTTGATTACGACCTGCCAGAACTTCTTTACGGCAACTTCGTCACGCCGGTTCCCACCGAGGTGCATCCGTTGATCGACTACGTCACGCAGCTTTCGCCGTAA
- a CDS encoding VOC family protein has translation MAYHNPVLGGGGIHHVALKTKNWDASLAFYKGVLGFAEKITWAYPDGNRAGMFDTGGGAYLEIFENHVETPAPGGILFHLAIRATDVNAVTERVRAAGCKITVEPKDVTIQTTNGTGPVPVRLSFFEGPNGEIWELFQNELT, from the coding sequence ATGGCGTATCATAATCCCGTGCTCGGCGGTGGTGGCATCCACCACGTCGCGCTGAAAACGAAAAACTGGGACGCCTCGCTCGCCTTCTACAAAGGCGTCCTCGGCTTCGCCGAAAAGATCACCTGGGCCTATCCCGACGGTAACCGCGCCGGCATGTTCGACACGGGTGGCGGCGCGTATCTGGAAATCTTCGAGAACCACGTGGAAACACCCGCTCCGGGCGGCATTCTGTTCCACCTCGCGATCCGCGCCACCGATGTGAACGCCGTCACCGAACGCGTGCGCGCCGCAGGCTGCAAGATCACCGTCGAGCCGAAGGACGTCACCATCCAGACGACCAACGGCACCGGCCCCGTGCCGGTGCGCCTGTCGTTCTTCGAAGGCCCCAACGGCGAGATATGGGAGCTGTTTCAAAACGAGCTCACCTGA
- a CDS encoding 1-acyl-sn-glycerol-3-phosphate acyltransferase, translating into MALSEFSGSFARRLVRSLVKFYYPRIEVSGADRIPQDGPVLLAANHPNSLIDPVMLGIAARRPVRLMAKAPLFDIPIFGKVLHALGMVPAYRGTDDRLQVARNLESLAAAAKQMAAGHVMGIFPEGKSHDANQLALVRSGAARLALQALAAGAQGLKIVPVGLHYEQKERFRSAVWIKVGEPVDAAEWLAQHNGDEHLAMRTLTTELNTRLKSVVLHLDEAEWQPLLEDLEALLPAAGYKRRDALNGLRRQQAAVDAINYFYRTDRPRAEAAAARVRAHGQALRAAGVPADDMELSLQARMLVGSFSLTMLKLVTGALVGFFGLVTHLAPYLFVRFVSVWVPAPGQMTLALNRLLLGLPVYGAWYGLMAWWLSGYFVPWVVVTWLVLMPVSALVALDNARRWKTLFPRLRAETRLLLKPKLRAELLASQSVVVRELGGLAKEFHSAMPAPATIVMATNRYRPPLWLNVTVAAISLAVMVWFSAWLLRDRPTEFLRADAPNIAALPVTQLTEQMASDERSLVAVIDGLDELEKTFLAFEGDLKAGRRSYYKQADDEEIRRLLLKFLNYRTVLLRTVWKYQRNEDVKPEAVRLRALLLHYTAAAVAYDYSARFVQAFKDQDEAIRKLNEAEPRWDLPAGTYDLIRANLGNVEHRRWLESGWKNYQRTLPEWQAAGLTAGEPYEKFHASILLAAENTAKLSDELFSYKVGTALADVTGTVKGSYYRASSAVSTLIGDTKIRQPRHGKSLITPELMERLRPLLQPGDILIERRNWYLSNAFLPGYWPHSALYVGTPEQIKAAGIDQDMRIQRHLEKFTQRDASGHGYAIIEAISEGVVFTTIEHSIGEADSVAVLRPNLTPLQKKEVIARAFDHVGKPYDFDFDFFSADKLVCTEVVYRALNGMIDFPLVDILGRKTLPAVEIIKFWASGEGGPMLTFVAYLDGDERTGKCEWAGPAELAWSAGRPALTWLQ; encoded by the coding sequence ATGGCTTTGTCTGAATTCTCCGGTTCCTTTGCGCGGCGGTTGGTGCGGTCACTCGTTAAGTTTTATTATCCGCGCATCGAGGTGTCCGGCGCGGATCGCATTCCGCAGGACGGTCCCGTGCTGCTGGCGGCCAACCACCCCAATTCGCTGATCGATCCCGTGATGCTGGGTATCGCCGCGCGGCGTCCGGTGCGGTTGATGGCCAAGGCACCACTCTTCGACATTCCGATTTTTGGGAAAGTTCTCCACGCGCTCGGCATGGTGCCCGCGTATCGCGGCACCGATGACCGCCTGCAGGTCGCGCGCAATCTCGAGTCACTCGCCGCCGCCGCGAAGCAGATGGCCGCGGGTCATGTCATGGGAATTTTTCCCGAAGGAAAAAGCCACGATGCCAACCAACTCGCGCTCGTGCGTTCGGGCGCTGCGCGGCTCGCGTTGCAAGCGCTCGCCGCGGGGGCGCAGGGATTAAAAATCGTGCCTGTCGGTTTGCACTACGAGCAAAAGGAACGGTTTCGCAGCGCCGTGTGGATCAAGGTCGGCGAGCCCGTGGATGCGGCCGAGTGGCTCGCGCAGCACAACGGCGACGAACACCTCGCGATGCGCACGCTTACGACCGAGCTTAACACCCGGTTGAAATCCGTCGTGCTCCATCTCGACGAAGCGGAGTGGCAGCCGTTGCTGGAAGACCTCGAGGCGTTGCTACCGGCCGCGGGTTACAAGCGCCGCGATGCGCTCAACGGCCTGCGTCGCCAGCAGGCCGCCGTGGATGCGATTAATTATTTTTACCGCACGGATCGTCCGCGGGCCGAGGCGGCGGCCGCCCGCGTGCGCGCGCATGGACAGGCGTTGCGGGCGGCGGGTGTGCCGGCTGACGACATGGAGCTTTCGTTGCAGGCGCGCATGCTCGTCGGCTCGTTTTCACTGACGATGCTCAAGCTCGTCACGGGTGCGCTGGTTGGATTCTTCGGACTGGTCACGCATCTCGCGCCCTACCTCTTCGTGCGTTTTGTGAGCGTGTGGGTTCCGGCTCCGGGGCAGATGACGCTGGCGCTCAACCGCCTGCTTCTGGGCCTGCCCGTTTATGGTGCGTGGTATGGCCTCATGGCGTGGTGGCTGAGCGGTTATTTTGTGCCTTGGGTCGTGGTGACCTGGCTCGTGCTCATGCCGGTGAGTGCGTTGGTGGCGCTGGATAATGCGCGCCGCTGGAAAACGCTTTTTCCGCGTTTGCGCGCCGAGACACGTTTGTTGCTGAAGCCGAAATTGCGTGCGGAGTTGCTGGCTTCGCAAAGCGTGGTGGTGAGGGAACTCGGCGGGCTGGCCAAGGAGTTTCACTCGGCGATGCCTGCACCCGCGACCATCGTGATGGCGACGAACCGTTATCGTCCGCCGTTGTGGCTCAACGTGACGGTGGCCGCGATCAGCCTCGCGGTAATGGTGTGGTTTTCGGCGTGGTTGCTGCGTGATCGTCCGACGGAGTTTTTGCGGGCGGATGCGCCGAACATTGCCGCGTTGCCCGTCACGCAACTGACCGAGCAGATGGCGTCCGATGAACGTTCACTCGTGGCGGTGATCGACGGGCTCGATGAACTTGAAAAAACGTTCCTCGCCTTCGAAGGCGATCTGAAGGCGGGCCGCCGCAGTTACTACAAACAGGCCGACGACGAAGAGATCCGCCGGCTGCTGCTCAAGTTTCTCAACTACCGCACGGTGCTGTTGCGCACGGTGTGGAAGTATCAGCGCAACGAAGACGTCAAACCGGAGGCGGTGCGCCTGCGGGCGTTGTTGCTGCACTACACGGCGGCGGCAGTGGCCTACGATTATTCGGCGCGTTTCGTTCAGGCATTCAAAGACCAGGACGAAGCGATCCGTAAACTCAACGAAGCGGAGCCACGCTGGGATTTGCCGGCGGGCACGTATGATTTGATCCGCGCCAATCTCGGCAACGTCGAGCATCGCCGCTGGCTCGAGTCTGGCTGGAAAAACTATCAGCGCACGTTGCCAGAATGGCAGGCAGCCGGCCTCACGGCGGGCGAACCGTATGAGAAATTCCATGCGTCGATCCTGCTCGCGGCGGAAAACACCGCTAAGCTGTCGGACGAGTTGTTCTCTTATAAAGTCGGCACCGCGCTGGCCGATGTGACTGGCACGGTGAAGGGCAGTTACTACCGCGCAAGCTCGGCCGTCTCGACGCTCATCGGCGACACGAAGATCCGTCAGCCGCGCCACGGGAAATCATTGATCACGCCGGAATTGATGGAGCGTCTGAGACCGCTGTTGCAGCCAGGAGATATCCTCATCGAGCGACGCAACTGGTATCTCTCCAATGCGTTTCTGCCCGGCTACTGGCCGCACTCGGCGCTCTATGTCGGCACGCCCGAGCAGATCAAGGCGGCGGGCATCGATCAGGACATGCGCATTCAGCGGCATCTCGAAAAATTCACCCAGCGCGATGCGAGCGGACATGGCTACGCGATCATTGAGGCGATCAGCGAAGGCGTGGTGTTCACCACGATCGAGCATTCGATCGGTGAGGCGGATTCGGTGGCGGTGCTGCGGCCCAATCTCACGCCGTTGCAGAAAAAAGAAGTGATCGCGCGCGCGTTTGACCACGTGGGCAAACCCTACGATTTCGACTTTGATTTCTTCAGTGCGGACAAACTGGTGTGCACCGAGGTCGTTTATCGTGCGCTTAACGGCATGATCGATTTCCCACTGGTGGACATCCTGGGTCGCAAGACTCTGCCGGCGGTGGAAATCATCAAGTTCTGGGCCTCGGGTGAAGGCGGTCCGATGCTGACGTTTGTGGCCTACCTCGATGGTGATGAACGCACGGGCAAGTGCGAGTGGGCGGGACCGGCGGAACTCGCGTGGTCGGCCGGACGCCCTGCGCTGACCTGGCTGCAATAA
- a CDS encoding CinA family protein: MSVSAAQELKALCLREPALTLAVAESLTGGRVQAAITAVSGASGYFLGGVTAYTLDQKVRQLGVKRAAAARVNCVSAEVAAQMARGVAVLFGADLAIATTGYAEPAREQGVDDPFAYWAIAHRVTARRWKILTGRVVCPGMKRTEAQAAVTDAVLAELVAHLRGTN; encoded by the coding sequence ATGTCCGTCTCCGCCGCGCAAGAACTGAAAGCCCTCTGCCTGCGCGAGCCAGCGCTCACGCTCGCCGTGGCGGAGAGCCTGACTGGCGGACGCGTGCAGGCCGCGATAACCGCTGTGTCGGGCGCATCGGGTTATTTTCTGGGCGGCGTCACGGCTTACACGCTCGACCAAAAAGTGCGCCAGCTGGGGGTGAAGCGCGCCGCGGCCGCCCGCGTGAATTGTGTTTCCGCCGAAGTCGCCGCGCAGATGGCGCGAGGCGTGGCGGTTCTCTTCGGCGCCGATCTGGCCATCGCGACCACGGGCTATGCCGAACCGGCGCGGGAGCAGGGCGTGGATGATCCTTTTGCCTATTGGGCGATCGCGCACCGTGTGACTGCGCGCCGTTGGAAAATTCTCACTGGGCGCGTCGTGTGTCCGGGCATGAAACGCACCGAGGCGCAAGCGGCCGTGACCGATGCGGTGCTCGCCGAACTCGTCGCGCACCTGCGTGGCACAAACTGA
- a CDS encoding SET domain-containing protein, with the protein MSTVKKKTVKKTAVAKPSARRRAQTTSPWARVRRSKIHGLGVIASKDIPSGTRVIEYEGERITKAESERRDEARAARAAKGGDGCVYIFEINKRYDLDGHMKWNTARLLNHSCVPNCESANFRGHIWLVARRDIVKGEELTFDYGFDVENWSDHPCLCGSEKCVGYIVAKSHRWRLRKRLAKARRAKKTA; encoded by the coding sequence ATGAGCACTGTTAAAAAGAAGACCGTTAAAAAAACCGCCGTCGCGAAACCGTCCGCGCGCCGGCGCGCCCAGACCACGTCGCCGTGGGCACGCGTGCGCCGCTCAAAAATTCATGGCCTCGGGGTCATCGCATCCAAAGACATTCCATCAGGCACGCGGGTGATTGAATATGAAGGCGAGCGCATCACCAAAGCCGAATCCGAGCGTCGTGATGAAGCCCGCGCCGCTCGTGCGGCCAAGGGCGGCGATGGCTGTGTTTATATTTTCGAGATCAACAAGCGTTACGACCTCGACGGACACATGAAGTGGAACACCGCGCGGTTGCTCAACCACTCGTGCGTGCCCAATTGCGAGAGTGCTAATTTCCGCGGACACATCTGGCTAGTCGCGCGTCGCGACATCGTGAAGGGGGAGGAGCTCACGTTTGACTACGGGTTCGATGTGGAAAACTGGAGCGATCATCCGTGTCTTTGCGGCTCTGAAAAATGCGTCGGTTACATTGTCGCTAAGAGCCACCGCTGGCGTTTGCGGAAGCGCTTGGCCAAAGCTCGCCGCGCGAAGAAGACGGCGTAA
- a CDS encoding exodeoxyribonuclease III → MKLVSWNVNGLRAVLQKGFLDHLGVNGPDVICLQETKCHPGDVQHVEWPKGYTAFWNAAVKKGYSGTAIFTRHAPLNVFYGIGIEEHDQEGRVITAEFADYYLVNVYVPNAQAELARLPYRLRWDRDFLAYLRKLEKAKPVIVCGDLNVAHEPIDLARPKENVGNPGFSDEERDSFRAFLSAGFVDTFRHFEKGPGHYSWWTYRAGARPRNIGWRIDYFLTSSVLTPRLKRAWISPEIMGSDHCPVGLELNA, encoded by the coding sequence ATGAAACTCGTCTCTTGGAACGTGAACGGCCTTCGCGCCGTCCTGCAAAAAGGCTTTCTCGACCACCTCGGCGTCAACGGCCCCGATGTCATCTGTCTGCAGGAGACCAAGTGCCACCCCGGCGATGTGCAGCATGTCGAGTGGCCGAAGGGCTACACGGCGTTCTGGAACGCCGCCGTGAAGAAGGGCTACAGCGGCACCGCGATTTTTACGCGCCATGCGCCGCTCAATGTTTTCTACGGCATCGGCATCGAGGAACACGACCAGGAGGGGCGCGTGATCACGGCGGAGTTCGCCGATTACTATCTCGTCAACGTCTACGTGCCCAACGCGCAGGCTGAGCTTGCGCGCCTGCCGTATCGGCTCCGCTGGGACCGCGATTTTCTCGCCTACCTGCGCAAGCTGGAGAAGGCCAAGCCTGTGATCGTCTGCGGTGACTTGAACGTCGCACACGAACCGATCGATCTCGCGCGTCCCAAGGAAAACGTGGGCAATCCCGGCTTCAGCGACGAGGAGCGCGACAGCTTCCGCGCGTTTCTCTCGGCCGGCTTCGTGGACACGTTCCGCCACTTTGAAAAAGGCCCGGGCCACTACTCGTGGTGGACTTATCGCGCCGGCGCGCGTCCGCGCAACATCGGTTGGCGTATCGATTATTTCCTTACATCTTCCGTTTTGACCCCGCGGCTCAAGCGCGCCTGGATCTCCCCTGAGATCATGGGCAGCGATCACTGTCCGGTGGGCTTGGAACTGAACGCATGA
- a CDS encoding PLP-dependent transferase, which produces MSVFTHIPLGQRIPASLHGVSASLPTMRDVIGYEEKDPEVTQHMTSGYPRFVVHPFAKKAGAHLLRTLGLAGNAIWLTSSIRAAEQLRIHLGEPAALLPTTAALTGVTFPEDATLSSRAKTFLQHSGMFLSSREAEDYLLRVGELTADQAQVEKGFDGYAPANVKGHVARFYQHASASDVFLATSGMNALAASFRVAADLQRPLGRTRWLQLGWLYLDTIAILQKFTDTPAEDYLYQSNVFDLAALKQLFIEQGSRIAGLITEVPTNPLIQTPDLAAIAALCREYGVLLIIDPTVASPLNIDVLPHADLVANSLTKYTAGEGDVILGAVVVNPQGSFAAEFRTRLPHALEPVYSRDIARLASQIGDAPALMAQINRTTPAVVEFLRTHPRIKELYWSLHPDSRENYLKIARSPDAIGSMISFVVDMPVAKFYDRLRLPKGPSFGMKNTLICPFIYLAHYDLVTSEDGRATLAASGLHPELLRLSIGSEPAEDIIATLAEALAD; this is translated from the coding sequence ATGTCCGTGTTCACCCACATCCCGCTCGGCCAACGTATTCCCGCCAGTCTGCACGGCGTCTCCGCCAGCCTGCCCACGATGCGTGATGTCATCGGCTATGAGGAAAAAGATCCCGAGGTCACCCAACACATGACCTCCGGCTATCCTCGCTTCGTCGTGCACCCGTTCGCCAAAAAAGCCGGCGCCCACCTCCTGCGCACCCTCGGGCTCGCGGGCAACGCCATCTGGCTCACCTCGTCCATCCGCGCCGCCGAGCAGCTTCGTATCCACCTCGGCGAACCCGCCGCGCTTCTGCCGACCACGGCCGCACTGACCGGCGTTACCTTCCCGGAAGACGCCACGCTCTCCTCGCGCGCCAAGACCTTTCTTCAGCACAGCGGCATGTTCCTCTCCTCCCGCGAAGCCGAGGATTACCTGCTGCGCGTCGGCGAGCTCACCGCCGATCAGGCCCAGGTCGAAAAAGGCTTCGACGGCTACGCCCCCGCCAACGTGAAAGGCCACGTCGCCCGCTTCTACCAGCACGCCTCCGCCTCAGACGTGTTCCTCGCCACGAGTGGCATGAACGCCTTGGCCGCGTCCTTCCGCGTGGCCGCCGATCTGCAACGCCCGCTCGGTCGCACCCGTTGGCTCCAGCTGGGCTGGCTGTATCTCGACACCATCGCGATCCTTCAAAAGTTCACCGACACGCCCGCCGAGGACTACCTTTACCAGTCCAACGTCTTCGATCTGGCCGCGCTCAAACAGCTCTTCATCGAGCAGGGTTCCCGCATCGCCGGCCTCATTACCGAGGTTCCGACGAATCCTCTGATCCAGACGCCGGACCTCGCCGCCATCGCCGCCCTGTGCCGCGAATACGGCGTGCTCCTGATCATCGATCCGACCGTCGCCTCGCCACTCAACATCGACGTGCTCCCGCACGCCGACCTCGTGGCCAACTCCCTCACCAAATACACCGCCGGCGAAGGCGACGTGATTCTCGGTGCCGTGGTCGTCAACCCGCAGGGATCGTTCGCAGCCGAGTTCCGCACCCGCCTGCCGCACGCGTTGGAACCGGTTTACTCGCGCGACATCGCCCGCCTCGCCTCGCAAATCGGCGACGCGCCCGCCCTCATGGCGCAGATCAACCGCACCACGCCCGCCGTCGTCGAGTTCCTGCGCACCCACCCGCGCATCAAAGAACTCTACTGGTCGCTCCATCCCGACTCGCGCGAAAACTACCTCAAGATCGCCCGCTCTCCCGACGCCATCGGCAGCATGATCTCGTTCGTCGTCGATATGCCCGTCGCGAAGTTTTACGACCGCCTGCGTCTGCCCAAAGGCCCGAGCTTCGGCATGAAGAACACGCTGATCTGCCCGTTCATCTACCTCGCCCACTACGACCTCGTCACCAGCGAGGACGGCCGCGCCACACTCGCCGCCTCGGGGCTGCACCCGGAGCTGCTGCGCCTCTCCATCGGTTCCGAACCCGCCGAGGACATCATCGCCACGCTGGCCGAAGCACTGGCCGACTGA
- a CDS encoding DUF167 domain-containing protein, with protein MTTASCKLAIKALPNAPRNELAGWLGDTLKVRVHAPALEGRANDELCAFIADTLALPRRAVTVFQGDKSRQKLLHIQGFTFPEVRQRLDPL; from the coding sequence ATGACGACCGCGTCCTGCAAGCTCGCGATCAAAGCCCTCCCCAACGCCCCGCGCAACGAACTCGCCGGCTGGCTCGGCGACACGCTGAAAGTCCGCGTCCACGCGCCGGCACTCGAAGGCCGCGCCAATGACGAGCTGTGCGCATTCATCGCCGACACCCTCGCCCTCCCCCGCCGGGCCGTGACGGTTTTCCAAGGCGATAAATCCCGCCAAAAACTCCTTCATATCCAAGGCTTCACCTTCCCCGAAGTCCGCCAACGCCTCGACCCTTTGTAA